From a single bacterium genomic region:
- a CDS encoding amidohydrolase, giving the protein MKTTPAARQPISKAAKSISDWIIARRRFLHEHPELSFQEEKTAEYVERELKWLGYTTIHTRLNGNYGICAELLGRDLERCIALRADMDALPIQEETEWAHKSKKDGVSHMCGHDSHTAMLLGAARLLKEREAELPCTVRLFFQGGEEKFPGGARDFIASGMLEGVDSVFGLHVHPLQDTGTMALRDGRLMAGVDEFTITVRGKGGHAATPHETRDPIVAASAIVLELQHIISRRTDPFEPGVVTIGQIHGGSAFNVIPETVTLNGTVRSFRPDMHEHYSGLVEKIATSVAQAHDCEAKVDMPEGYPVLTNDVDATEKMRAAAKEVLGEGGISLAMPIMGSEDFALYTRERPSCFGFLGVSAPADEDRYFLHHPKFHIDEDALWRGAAVLAQVAMNG; this is encoded by the coding sequence ATGAAGACCACACCGGCCGCCCGGCAACCAATCTCCAAGGCTGCAAAGTCGATTTCCGACTGGATCATCGCCCGGCGGCGTTTCCTGCACGAGCACCCGGAACTGAGCTTCCAGGAGGAGAAGACGGCAGAGTATGTGGAGCGCGAGTTGAAGTGGCTCGGCTACACGACGATCCACACGAGGCTGAACGGCAACTACGGCATTTGCGCCGAGTTGCTCGGGCGGGACCTGGAACGTTGCATTGCGCTGCGGGCAGACATGGATGCCTTGCCGATCCAGGAGGAAACGGAGTGGGCACACAAGTCGAAGAAGGACGGTGTATCGCACATGTGCGGGCACGACTCGCACACGGCGATGCTGCTAGGGGCCGCTCGGCTTCTGAAGGAGCGCGAGGCGGAGCTTCCGTGCACGGTGCGGCTGTTCTTTCAGGGCGGCGAAGAGAAGTTCCCCGGTGGAGCGCGAGACTTCATCGCGTCGGGAATGCTGGAGGGCGTGGACTCGGTCTTCGGGCTGCACGTTCACCCATTGCAGGACACGGGGACAATGGCACTGCGGGATGGTCGTCTGATGGCCGGCGTCGATGAGTTCACGATTACCGTGCGTGGAAAGGGTGGCCACGCGGCGACTCCGCACGAGACGCGCGATCCGATCGTGGCGGCGTCCGCGATTGTCCTGGAACTGCAACACATTATCTCGCGGCGGACGGATCCTTTCGAGCCGGGGGTCGTAACCATCGGCCAGATTCATGGTGGGTCGGCGTTTAATGTAATCCCCGAAACCGTGACCTTGAACGGCACCGTGCGCAGTTTCCGGCCGGACATGCACGAGCACTACTCCGGATTGGTGGAGAAAATCGCGACGAGTGTTGCGCAGGCCCATGACTGTGAGGCGAAGGTCGATATGCCGGAGGGCTATCCCGTCCTGACAAACGATGTGGATGCGACGGAGAAAATGCGTGCCGCGGCAAAAGAGGTGCTTGGTGAGGGAGGAATCTCACTGGCCATGCCGATTATGGGAAGCGAGGACTTCGCGCTGTACACCCGCGAACGGCCGTCGTGCTTCGGGTTCCTGGGCGTCTCAGCCCCGGCCGACGAAGACCGCTATTTCCTGCACCATCCAAAGTTCCATATCGACGAAGATGCATTGTGGCGTGGCGCGGCGGTACTGGCCCAGGTTGCGATGAATGGATAG
- the hisF gene encoding imidazole glycerol phosphate synthase subunit HisF, with the protein MLAKRIIPCLDVKDGRVVKGIKFVEIRDAGDPVECARAYDVAGADELVFLDITASHERRGIMHDVVRETASHCFMPLTVGGGLRTIDDIRAMLNAGADKVSINTPAVQNPEFVREASSRFGSQCIVVAIDARRRTPLPEGQLRDLRQPDPAGWEVYIHGGRTPTGRDVLEWAREVEELGAGEILLTSMDADGTKAGYDLALTRAVSEAVTIPVIASGGAGTIDHLADAIEIGKADAVLAASIFHYGEIPIGEVREALRARNLPVR; encoded by the coding sequence ATGCTGGCCAAACGCATCATTCCCTGCCTGGACGTCAAAGACGGTCGTGTTGTCAAAGGCATCAAATTCGTCGAGATCCGCGATGCCGGCGATCCCGTTGAGTGTGCCCGCGCATACGATGTTGCGGGGGCGGATGAACTCGTCTTCCTCGACATCACGGCCAGCCACGAGCGCCGGGGAATCATGCACGACGTCGTGCGCGAGACGGCCAGCCACTGCTTCATGCCACTCACCGTTGGCGGCGGCCTTCGCACCATCGACGATATACGCGCCATGTTGAACGCCGGCGCCGACAAGGTTTCGATCAATACCCCGGCGGTCCAGAACCCGGAGTTCGTTCGCGAAGCCTCCAGTCGCTTTGGCAGCCAGTGCATCGTTGTCGCGATCGACGCACGCCGTCGCACGCCGCTTCCCGAAGGCCAACTTCGCGATCTTCGTCAGCCCGATCCGGCCGGATGGGAGGTCTACATCCATGGCGGCCGCACGCCGACCGGGCGCGACGTGCTTGAATGGGCGCGCGAAGTCGAAGAACTCGGTGCCGGTGAAATCCTGCTGACTTCCATGGACGCCGACGGCACAAAGGCCGGCTACGACCTGGCATTGACTCGCGCCGTCAGCGAAGCCGTCACCATCCCCGTCATCGCATCCGGTGGGGCGGGGACCATCGATCATCTGGCCGACGCGATAGAGATCGGCAAGGCTGACGCTGTCCTGGCCGCCAGTATCTTTCACTACGGTGAGATTCCTATCGGCGAAGTCCGCGAAGCACTCAGAGCTCGGAACCTGCCGGTGCGCTAA
- a CDS encoding glycogen-binding domain-containing protein: protein MRRLLLTVTMMSLLVMMAALTGCAAGEFDPTKLPSPDKVGYHVNEEDSTVLFYFQPIFAENVTENGTDKRMDWDGSIGSVYIAGEFNGWDRHDWAMTKDPESGIFTLTKTYEEVGGVGEHLFKFVIDGEYWVEPPEFSTNKVDTGLANDSMNWILSVPPKM from the coding sequence ATGCGCAGGCTTCTGTTAACGGTAACAATGATGAGTCTTCTGGTCATGATGGCCGCGTTGACCGGCTGTGCGGCAGGCGAATTCGACCCTACCAAGCTCCCCAGCCCCGACAAGGTCGGATACCACGTCAATGAAGAGGACAGCACCGTGCTGTTTTACTTCCAGCCCATCTTTGCCGAGAACGTGACGGAAAACGGCACCGACAAGCGGATGGACTGGGACGGTAGCATCGGCTCCGTCTACATCGCAGGTGAATTCAACGGCTGGGATCGTCATGATTGGGCGATGACGAAAGATCCTGAATCGGGCATCTTCACGCTGACGAAGACCTACGAGGAAGTTGGCGGAGTTGGCGAGCACCTGTTCAAATTCGTCATTGACGGCGAATACTGGGTCGAGCCACCGGAGTTCTCCACTAACAAGGTCGACACCGGCCTGGCCAACGACAGCATGAACTGGATTCTGTCAGTCCCACCGAAGATGTAA